In Lonchura striata isolate bLonStr1 chromosome 30, bLonStr1.mat, whole genome shotgun sequence, a single genomic region encodes these proteins:
- the TRIM33 gene encoding E3 ubiquitin-protein ligase TRIM33 — protein MAENKGGGGGGDAAAEAAPGGGGGLEPPAGSPSAAAPPEERESPGAAAAERGGGEAEAEAAAGPGAAAGPGPSPVPPLTPAAPGPFSLLDTCAVCAQSLQSRREAEPKLLPCLHSFCRRCLPEPERQLTVPVPGGANGDVQQVGVIRCPICRQECRQIDLVDNYFVKDTSESPSSSDEKSEQVCTSCEDNASAVGFCVECGEWLCKTCIEAHQRVKFTKDHMIRKKEDVSSEAVGASGQRPVFCPVHKQEQLKLFCETCDRLTCRDCQLLEHKEHRYQFLEEAFQNQKGAIENLLAKLLEKKNYVNFAAAQVQNRIKEVHETNKRVEQEIKVAIFTLINEINKKGKSLLQHLENVTKERQMKLIQQQNDITGLSRQVKHVMNFTNWAIASGSSTALLYSKRLITFQLRHILKARCDPVPAANGAIRFHCDPTFWAKNVVNLGNLVIENKPTPSYTPNVVVGQTPPGTNHVSKTPGQINLAQLRLQHMQQQVYAQKHQQLQQMRMAQPSSASVPRQSSPQVLQQQPPRLISMQTMQRGNMNCGAFQAHQMRMAQNAARIPGIPRHNGPQYSMMQPHLQRQHSNPGHAGPFPVVSVHNTTINPTSPTTATMASANRGPTSPSVSAIELIPSVTNPENLPSLPDIPPIQLEDAGSSSLDNLLSRYITGSHLPPQPTSTMNPSPGPSALSPGSSGLSNSHTPVRPPSTSSTGSRGSCGSSGRTADKTGIGFKADQVKVKQEPGTEEEICSFSGTVKQEKTEDGRRSACMLSSPESSLTPPLSTNLHLESELEAFGSLENHVKTEPGDLSESCKQSGHSLVNGKSPVRSLMHRSARAAGEGNNKDDDPNEDWCAVCQNGGDLLCCEKCPKVFHLTCHVPTLLSFPSGEWICTFCRDLSKPEVEYDCDNSQHSKKGKTAQGLSPVDQRKCERLLLYLYCHELSIEFQEPVPASIPNYYKIIKKPMDLSTVKKKLQKKHSQHYQTPEDFVADVRLIFKNCERFNEMMKVVQVYAETQEINLKADSEVAQAGKAVALYFEDKLTEIYSDRTFQPLPEFEQEEDDGEITEDSDEDFIQPRRKRLKSDERPVHIK, from the exons ATGGCGGAAAACaaaggaggcggcggcggcggggacgcggccgccgaggccgcgccgggcggcggcggcggcctgGAGCCTCCCGCCGGCTCGCCgtccgccgccgcgccgcccgagGAGCGCGAGagccccggggcggcggcggcggagcgcggcggcggcgaggCCGAggccgaggcggcggcggggcccggtgcggcggcggggcccggccccagcccggtgccgccgctgacgcccgcggcgccggggccgTTCTCGCTGCTGGACACGTGCGCGGTGTGCGCGCAGAGCCTGCAGAGCCGGCGGGAGGCCGAGCCcaagctgctgccctgcctgcactcCTTCTGCCGCCGCTGCCTGCCCGAGCCCGAGCGCCAGCTCACCGTGCCCGTGCCCGGCGGCGCCAACGGCGACGTGCAGCAAG TGGGGGTGATCCGGTGCCCCATCTGCCGCCAGGAGTGCCGGCAGATCGACCTGGTGGACAATTACTTCGTGAAGGACACCTCGgagagccccagcagctccgaCGAGAAGTCCGAGCAG GTGTGTACCAGCTGTGAGGACAACGCCAGCGCCGTGGGTTTCTGTGTGGAGTGTGGGGAGTGGCTGTGCAAGACCTGCATCGAGGCCCACCAGCGAGTAAAGTTTACTAAGGACCACATGATCAGGAAAAAAGAGGATGTGTCCTCAG aggcCGTGGGAGCATCTGGTCAACGTCCTGTTTTCTGCCCTGTCCACAAACAAGAGCAGTTAAAACTTTTCTGTGAAACCTGTGACAGGCTGACGTGCAGAGACTGTCAGTTACTGGAACACAAAGAACACAG GTACCAATTCCTGGAAGAAGCTTTTCAGAACCAGAAGGGTGCAATTGAGAACCTGTTGGCCAAACTTCTTGAGAAGAAGAATTATGTAAATTTTGCAGCTGCCCAAGTTCAAAATAG GATAAAAGAAGTACATGAAACCAACAAACGAGTAGAGCAGGAAATCAAAGTGGCTATATTCACCCTCATCAATGAAAtcaataaaaagggaaaatctcTCCTACAACACCTTGAG AACGTGACAAAGGAGAGACAGATGAAGCTGATCCAGCAGCAGAACGACATCACTGGTCTGTCACGACAAGTGAAGCATGTGATGAACTTCACTAATTGGGCCATCGCCAgcggcagcagcactgccctgctctaCAGCAAGCGCCTG ATAACGTTCCAGCTGAGGCACATCCTGAAGGCACGCTGCGATCCCGTCCCCGCTGCCAACGGGGCCATCCGCTTCCACTGTGACCCCACCTTCTGGGCTAAGAACGTTGTCAATTTGG gtAACCTGGTCATTGAAAATAAACCAACCCCTAGTTACACTCCCAATGTAGTGGTTGGGCAGACTCCACCAGGAACAAACCACGTCAGCAAAACTCCAGGACAAATCAATCTGGCCCAGCTTCGACTGCAGCACATGCAGCAGCAAGTGTATGCCCAAaagcaccagcagctgcagcagatgaGGATGGCCCAGCCATCCTCTGCATCCgtgcccaggcagagcagcccccaagtcctgcagcagcag CCTCCCAGGTTGATCAGCATGCAGACCATGCAGAGGGGTAACATGAACTGTGGGGCTTTCCAAGCACATCAGATGAGAATGGCTCAGAATGCTGCTCGTATACCAGGAATCCCACGCCACAATGGACCTCAATACTCCATGATGCAACCTCACCTTCAAAGACAA CACTCCAACCCCGGCCACGCCGGGCCCTTCCCGGTGGTCTCCGTGCACAACACCACCATCAaccccaccagccccaccaCGGCCACCATGGCCAGCGCCAACCGTGGCCCCACCAGCCCGTCCGTGTCGGCCATCGAGCTCATCCCGTCCGTCACCAACCCGGAGAacctgccctccctgccagaCATCCCCCCCATCCAG CTGGAAGATGCTGGTTCCAGTAGTTTAGATAATCTGCTAAGTCGATACATCACAGGCAGCCACCTCCCCCCACAGCCTACGAGCACCATGAATCCCTCCCCAGGACCTTCAGCTTTGTCTCCAGGGTCATCAG GTTTATCCAACTCCCACACTCCTGTGAGGCcccccagcacctccagcacaggcagcagaggaAG CTGTGGCTCCTCGGGCAGGACTGCTGACAAAACTGGCATTGGCTTCAAGGCTGACCAAGTGAAAGTAAAGCAAGAGCCAGGCACAGAGGAAGAGATCTGCAGTTTCTCAGGAACAgtaaagcaggaaaaaacagaGGATGGCAGAAGGAGTGCTTGCATG CTCAGCAGCCCCGAGAGCAGCTTGACACCACCACTGTCTACTAACTTACACCTGGAGAGTGAACTGGAAGCTTTTGGAAGCCTGGAAAACCACGTGAAGACAGAGCCAGGAGATCTGAGCGAGAGCTGCAAGCagtctgggcacagcctggtGAACGGGAAATCGCCCGTGCGGAGCCTCATGCACCGCTCGGcccgagcagcaggagagggcaACAACAAGGATGACGACCCCAACGAGGACTGGTGTGCTGTGTGCCAGAATGGGGGGGACCTGCTGTGCTGTGAGAAGTGCCCCAAGGTGTTCCACCTCACCTGCCACGTCCCCACGCTCCTCAGCTTCCCCAG tGGAGAGTGGATATGTACATTCTGCAGAGACCTGAGCAAACCTGAAGTGGAATATGATTGTGACAattcccagcacagcaagaAGGGCAAGACAGCACAAGGCCTGAGTCCCGTGGACCAAAGG AAATGTGAACGCCTCCTGCTTTACCTGTACTGCCACGAGCTGAGCATTGAGTTCCAAGAGCCAGTCCCAGCCTCG ATACCAAACTACTATAAAATCATAAAGAAACCAATGGATTTATCCACGGTGAAGAAGAAACTGCAGAAGAAGCATTCCCAACACTACCAGACCCCCGAGGACTTCGTGGCTGATGTCCGATTGATCTTCAAGAACTGTGAAAGGTTTAATGAA